From a region of the Asterias amurensis chromosome 2, ASM3211899v1 genome:
- the LOC139933959 gene encoding ataxin-10-like isoform X2, whose protein sequence is MTETALLKLCRLLDGFHTQATSSVTDDSMMTNESLMLTCTWCLRCLRNSCVQSPLNQKTIWNAGAVKFLKQLIIFISAAPHPIQEDNAVCLRCAIQLLGNLLSGQSELLSVTWQDIFPQMCLSVFQCADSKASQYLCMVIQMSLQDIPVSDTKQLWTCDDGYQLIEAILTLSEKETGQDFSLKLLQRLIYIPEFVPSVFSHLSPSCQVVLLDIIAVYVTHGETPEPSYMQHGQPSYMQHGQPSYMQHGQPSYMQHGQPSYMQHGQPSYMQHGQPSYMQHGQPSYMQHGQPSYMQHGQPSYMQHGQPSIPISYMLSLAEVFEHEADTVFSLVSEEQWCNIKEQKKPELVMKLLSLLCEASCQPAVSSTLLQRMSLLECSLDLLDRANKAGKKDKNIFSCTQTSDDSISQTNPVFGFKRDLVRLIGNMCHNHKANQNKVRELHGIPVILEQSNIDSTNPFISQWAIFAIRNLCDGNPDNQAVVAEMTNKGVVNNDTLQQYGFQAEMREGKMYYKTTTKK, encoded by the exons ATGACTGAAACTGCCCTTCTGAAGTTGTGCAGGCTGCTGGATGGCTTCCACACACAAGCCACATCCAGTGTGACTGATGATTCTATGATGACAAACGAGTCCCTTATGTTAACATGCACATGGTGTTTGAGATGTTTAAGGAACTCCTGTGTTCAATCTCCACTGAACCAGAAGACCATTTG GAATGCAGGAGCAGTCAAGTTCTTAAAGCAGCTCATAATCTTCATATCAGCTGCTCCACATCCCATACAAGAAGACAATGCTGTGTGTCTAAGATGTGCTATTCAGCTTCTTGGTAACCTTCTAAGTGGCCAATCAGAGCTCCTGTCCGTCACATGGCAAGACATCTTCCCTCAAATGTGTCT CTCAGTGTTTCAATGTGCTGACTCCAAAGCATCTCAATATCTATGTATGGTGATCCAGATGAGCCTTCAAGACATTCCAGTTTCAGACACAAAACAGCTTTGGACGTGTGATGATGGGTATCAATTAATAGAAGCTATACTGACACTAAGTGAGAAAGAAACAGGGCAGGATTTCAG TTTGAAACTCCTGCAGAGGCTGATATACATACCAGAGTTCGTCCCATCAGTCTTTAGCCATTTGAGTCCATCATGTCAAGTCGTCTTACTTGATATCATAGCCGTGTATGTAACTCATGGGGAGACTCCCGAACCATCCTATATGCAGCATGGCCAACCATCCTATATGCAGCATGGCCAACCATCCTATATGCAGCATGGCCAACCATCCTATATGCAGCACGGTCAACCATCCTATATGCAGCACGGTCAACCATCCTATATGCAGCATGGCCAACCATCCTATATGCAGCATGGCCAACCATCCTATATGCAGCATGGCCAACCATCCTATATGCAGCATGGCCAACCATCCTATATGCAGCATGGTCAACCGTCTATACCAATCTCTTATATGCTGTCGCTTGCTGAGGTATTTGAACATGAagcagacactgtattcagTCTGGTCTCTGAGGAGCAGTGGTGTAATATCAAAGAACAAAAG AAACCTGAGTTGGTAATGAAACTATTAAGTTTGTTATGTGAAGCATCTTGTCAGCCTGCAGTCAGTAGCACACTGCTTCAAAGAATGTCTTTGCTAGAGTGCAGTCTTG ATCTTCTTGATAGAGCAAATAAGGCCGGGAAGAAAGACAAGAATATTTTCTCTTGCACTCAGACTTCAGATGACTCCATTTCACAAACCAACCCAGTGTTTGGATTTAAAAGAGATTTAGTTCGACTGATCGGTAACATGTGCCACAACCACAAGGCCAACCAGAATAAG GTGAGAGAGCTTCATGGAATACCAGTCATACTTGAGCAGAGCAATATCGACAGCACCAACCCTT TCATCAGTCAGTGGGCCATCTTTGCTATCCGTAACCTGTGTGACGGTAACCCTGACAACCAAGCCGTTGTTGCTGAGATGACTAACAAGGGTGTAGTCAATAATGATACTCTACAGCAATATGGTTTCCAGGCCGAGATGAGAGAGGGAAAGATGTATTATAAAACCACTACCAagaaataa
- the LOC139933959 gene encoding ataxin-10-like isoform X1 encodes MENSNHSKFDEVTEYLQRTDLNQGLISEERATELRHVLQNMSEMTKLSENRSLMTETALLKLCRLLDGFHTQATSSVTDDSMMTNESLMLTCTWCLRCLRNSCVQSPLNQKTIWNAGAVKFLKQLIIFISAAPHPIQEDNAVCLRCAIQLLGNLLSGQSELLSVTWQDIFPQMCLSVFQCADSKASQYLCMVIQMSLQDIPVSDTKQLWTCDDGYQLIEAILTLSEKETGQDFSLKLLQRLIYIPEFVPSVFSHLSPSCQVVLLDIIAVYVTHGETPEPSYMQHGQPSYMQHGQPSYMQHGQPSYMQHGQPSYMQHGQPSYMQHGQPSYMQHGQPSYMQHGQPSYMQHGQPSYMQHGQPSIPISYMLSLAEVFEHEADTVFSLVSEEQWCNIKEQKKPELVMKLLSLLCEASCQPAVSSTLLQRMSLLECSLDLLDRANKAGKKDKNIFSCTQTSDDSISQTNPVFGFKRDLVRLIGNMCHNHKANQNKVRELHGIPVILEQSNIDSTNPFISQWAIFAIRNLCDGNPDNQAVVAEMTNKGVVNNDTLQQYGFQAEMREGKMYYKTTTKK; translated from the exons ATGGAGAATTCAAACCACAGCAAGTTCGACGAGGTAACAGAATATCTGCAAAGAACTGACTTGAATCAAGGTCTCATTAGTGAAGAAAGAGCGACAGAATTAAGACATGTTTTGCAAAACATGTCTGAGATGACAAAGCTGAGTGAAAACAG ATCCCTAATGACTGAAACTGCCCTTCTGAAGTTGTGCAGGCTGCTGGATGGCTTCCACACACAAGCCACATCCAGTGTGACTGATGATTCTATGATGACAAACGAGTCCCTTATGTTAACATGCACATGGTGTTTGAGATGTTTAAGGAACTCCTGTGTTCAATCTCCACTGAACCAGAAGACCATTTG GAATGCAGGAGCAGTCAAGTTCTTAAAGCAGCTCATAATCTTCATATCAGCTGCTCCACATCCCATACAAGAAGACAATGCTGTGTGTCTAAGATGTGCTATTCAGCTTCTTGGTAACCTTCTAAGTGGCCAATCAGAGCTCCTGTCCGTCACATGGCAAGACATCTTCCCTCAAATGTGTCT CTCAGTGTTTCAATGTGCTGACTCCAAAGCATCTCAATATCTATGTATGGTGATCCAGATGAGCCTTCAAGACATTCCAGTTTCAGACACAAAACAGCTTTGGACGTGTGATGATGGGTATCAATTAATAGAAGCTATACTGACACTAAGTGAGAAAGAAACAGGGCAGGATTTCAG TTTGAAACTCCTGCAGAGGCTGATATACATACCAGAGTTCGTCCCATCAGTCTTTAGCCATTTGAGTCCATCATGTCAAGTCGTCTTACTTGATATCATAGCCGTGTATGTAACTCATGGGGAGACTCCCGAACCATCCTATATGCAGCATGGCCAACCATCCTATATGCAGCATGGCCAACCATCCTATATGCAGCATGGCCAACCATCCTATATGCAGCACGGTCAACCATCCTATATGCAGCACGGTCAACCATCCTATATGCAGCATGGCCAACCATCCTATATGCAGCATGGCCAACCATCCTATATGCAGCATGGCCAACCATCCTATATGCAGCATGGCCAACCATCCTATATGCAGCATGGTCAACCGTCTATACCAATCTCTTATATGCTGTCGCTTGCTGAGGTATTTGAACATGAagcagacactgtattcagTCTGGTCTCTGAGGAGCAGTGGTGTAATATCAAAGAACAAAAG AAACCTGAGTTGGTAATGAAACTATTAAGTTTGTTATGTGAAGCATCTTGTCAGCCTGCAGTCAGTAGCACACTGCTTCAAAGAATGTCTTTGCTAGAGTGCAGTCTTG ATCTTCTTGATAGAGCAAATAAGGCCGGGAAGAAAGACAAGAATATTTTCTCTTGCACTCAGACTTCAGATGACTCCATTTCACAAACCAACCCAGTGTTTGGATTTAAAAGAGATTTAGTTCGACTGATCGGTAACATGTGCCACAACCACAAGGCCAACCAGAATAAG GTGAGAGAGCTTCATGGAATACCAGTCATACTTGAGCAGAGCAATATCGACAGCACCAACCCTT TCATCAGTCAGTGGGCCATCTTTGCTATCCGTAACCTGTGTGACGGTAACCCTGACAACCAAGCCGTTGTTGCTGAGATGACTAACAAGGGTGTAGTCAATAATGATACTCTACAGCAATATGGTTTCCAGGCCGAGATGAGAGAGGGAAAGATGTATTATAAAACCACTACCAagaaataa